One Ctenopharyngodon idella isolate HZGC_01 chromosome 3, HZGC01, whole genome shotgun sequence genomic window, cACATGTCATACTGCCATCTAGAGGCTCAGCTGACCTAAAGCAACTCCGCCCACTGTCCTTATAAGGGCAAGCTGCCATTTAAGTTGCAGTTGGTTTAAACTGGGCTGTAATTCAGTGTCTGTTTTTAACGTAGGCTTGATAagattacttttaaaaagagattGAACCTGGCTAGGTGAATAAGCCATCTCCTTGACTCTATAATGCACACTGTGTAAATATAATGTACATGTCCATAAGAGAATTGGGTTACAAGTTTCTGTGCACAAGACTGATGTACAGAGACCAtttgtatacatacatacacaacagACGTTTATATGACTgagtatatatatgtgtataataCATCACCTGTGGAAGGTTTGACGGGGAAAGTCGTCTGATTGTTTCCTGTTCAACACTTTTGATCTATATTGTACTTATACAACATGTGTATATACAAGCACTAACTCTTATTTAGGGTAATAATAATTTTGCTATGTGAATTGGAAAGTGGGACATAAAAAATAGATACTGTCATTATTATTACACCTACTACTGCCgctgtaatatttgtgttgtacactaatttttctttttgcaatttttctttttcttttttaagacttttttttaatcaatgctTACCACTAGGTGGGAAATGTTGGCAGTGTCACAGTGAGAATTTTGAGTCTcgttttagatttaaaaataagtaaaaaaggACTACCTATCCCAGCATTCCTTGTTACATCTCAGGGTAGGAGTCTATTGTGCAGTGCGTCGTCAGGAAGGTAGTATTTTAGAGCCAGTATTAAACTTGTACAGAACATTTTAAGAGATTTTAGCTGTATAGAACATTTCTAGACGACTGTAAAGTGTCTCAAACACCCCCCTCTGATCCAGCAGGCTTTTCTCCCTCCATCTTATTTTCTGGAATgcattacttttgtttttgcatacTAACATTTTATGTACAAGGCAACACAAGATGTTTACATTGACAACCAAAATCTCCAGCATACCCTTAAGAACGTGGTGAATGATGAAGCTAGATTTtgccagtaatgttttttttttttttcccctttgggAAAACCGAAATCTTCTGTGCTCCCACACTGCCAGCCCTCTTTAGACACCAGCGTTCACTCGGACTCTCCCTCGGCCTCCTGAACCAAGGAGACGTGCAGTACCTCACTTCCCGGTGCCTGGCCAATCACTTCTCGCTCCGTTTTCAGTGTTCACTTCATTCCCTTATGTCCTTCCTTACTTGGTTACTAAGATCTATGGACAGAAGAGGAAAAAATCAATCCTCAGCCCATCTGTAACTCTGGGCTATCATGTAATGTGTTTACAGCAACACATGCTGGATTCTTATTAGTGTATCCTCTTTTAGGGGGTGTTTCAGTATCTGGTGGTAGAAACTTGAGGTAAATGTATGAAATTACTGTCATCATCCTGCAGTGTTCGAAGGACTGGAGCTATAATGCAACTGCGGTTGCAGATGTGTGGAAAAGTGTGTGCAGCCTGTGCTGAAATGTATTGCAAAGTTGAGATGTTTGAAAGGCTGATGGAGAGCATGGTTGTTCAGGGAGCTCAGAAAAAAGGCCAAATTACATTCAGGTGAAATGATTACAGGAGATCTCTTTAACACATGGGCTATAGAACTTGTACAGAAAATGATTAAGTCATTAAAAAGGATACAAACAAAATGAGCTTTCCTGTGTGATATGTCTAGGAATAACACTCAATTTGTTTCCAGCGCTTCTAGCCTGTTTTCTGAATGGCGAGAATGCGGATCTGCCATGGTGCTGCTGAAGGTAAAGAAAAGACAGTTTCCATAGAGACAGAGGCGATACTAAGTGGAAATTACTGGTTGCTGATAAAAAAAGCACATGTTTGTTCTGGTGTAGGGCTTTTTTTAGCCCTAGTCAGAAAATTACTTCCATTTATGGGATGTTTTGCGGTAATCTGTATTTTTCTGGTGTGTTCTCATATAAAGGGTTTTGTGattacatttttgtcaaaataataataaaaatagctaAACAGAAGCAGTTGGTGCAAGATAATTCTCAGGTTGGAAATTCTTGAATATGTGGCTTAAAAGATTGTGGAGATGTTCAACATTGTaggaatgttcatttttagtttaattttattgCTGTTCCTTTTATTGTTCCTCTTTTGCAGGGAGGTTTTTGTGTGATTAACCTAACTTAAAATAAGAATTTATACATAATATTctctaatgtttttaattttataactaATCTAACCTTCCCAGAACGTCACAGGGAGCCGTTTTATGTAAAAACATTAAGAACTTGAATTTTTATTAATCATAAactacattttgtaaaattaaaCAAGTCTAAAAATACAGCATTGGATTAAATGTAGACTTTATTTGATTCTAACTTATTCTAATAAATCCCTTATTACAAAATGCCCATATCCTtatttatttagtgatggccgactGACCTTTACATAtgcagatagataaatagataaagATAATTTTAGAAAGTCAAAACAGCACAGTACTACTGTGTAAATTTATAATGTGTCTGGAAAAACTTAATGTTTTACTAAATATATGTTTTCATTGCAGTTATACCAACGCCTGGGTTGAAAGCAGTTATTTCACAGTCACGGTGCTGTCAGTGACACACAGCTGATTTGGGGTCAGCCGTGTCACGTGATGCTTTGGGTGACACCGAGGATGGAGCGAGTGCCAATTAAAGGGGAGGATTCCTTTGACGACGTACGCGCGTACAGGAAACGTTACGTCACGCGCCACGCTCAGCTACAGAAGAGGGAAATAGAAACCCAGAAGAGAAATTTCAGGGAGCTCCGTCCAAAAAGAAACGCTCGTTGCCATGGCCGAAGAAAATATCTTCCTGTTCGTCCCGAATTTGATCGGTGAGTCAGTTAAATGAGCGAGTTAACGAACGCGGATCGTCAGCGCGCGACAGAGTTCTGCGCACATTACACCGCGGCTGCCTGACAAATAATAGTTATTTCGTTAAAAGCATACGTATATAAAGGACACAGAGGTTTTGTTTAAAGAAGCGTAAAGTCTGTACGACTGTACTAGCGTGCTGTCTGCATGATTGTTGTGTTTTACAACGGCTGGTTTGATTTCCTGCGGATGTTTGACATGCTGCTATGTAACGTCAGTCTGGCACTGTAATCCACTATAGTGAAACTCTTTTAATATagcattcattcattattattgccAATGTAGTATAAAAGATTTGTCTGCATGAAGTCTGCATGAAATACAAATTCACcttattttataaatgcatgttatagatcGTATTGTGAACAATTTAATCCgtgcatttttcttttttttttttatgtgacttAGTAATGTTTAGTCTAAAAGTCATAACTGGACCTTTCACTGAAACGACAGACTTCTCTGTGGTGAAGTATGCAGGACTTATCCAATTATTTAGTCtgcttaaagtgcccctattatgctttttcggatATTACCATCTGACCAATAAGAACAGAGGAGTCtctttagagagactgaatcctttcagacactgagaaaagaggtgatgctgcattttgattaatgcattttttttttttataccttgGATGCATTTAAATCTGTTGTAAGaaacctccaaaacaaaattaggaacctttaaaatagcataatatggGCACTTTAAACTGCCCCTTCAAACTTGAATATATCTACCTCCACTTTTGAGTGCAATGCCCACGtctcaaaataacttcccctccctcttgcagtgacacaCATCATTTCTTTTGATGTGTTTTTTGGCATGAGGGCGGGACGATTTGTCACTTACATTatatcacagcaatagcaaaccacaaccatccaatcagtccccatcctacatttttgttgttgtttgagaagcctatacatcacaataggaaGGAAAAGACTAtagcaacttctgtttcatgccaactttaattcATAATACCCGTGTGTGCATGTACACTCCCCGTTCATATACTTTCTTTGAATCTTTTTAATGCTTTCAATAGGGTATGCCCGTATTGTACTGGCTCTGGTATCCTTCTACTTGATGCCCTGCTGCCCGGGTCCGGCTGTGTTTTGTTACCTACTGAGTGCCCTGTTGGATGCCTTCGATGGACATGCAGCCCGCGCTCTTAATCAAGGTAGTGATCTGCAGCTCTGGTGCTGTACATTATTCCTCTTTCTGTGCTTTGCTCACTCCTTGGACCCATCCCTGCCCTTTTCTTAGGTACAAAGTTTGGTGCCATGCTGGACATGTTAACTGACCGTTGTGCCACAATGTGTTTGCTGGTGAATCTGGCACTGCTGTACCCGTCCTACACTTTCCTGTTTCAGCTCAGCATGTGTCTGGACGTGGCCAGCCACTGGCTGCACCTGCACAGGTGCGTCCATCTTTTTATCCAATAAAGTGCCGCAGGCATGAATCCTaaaaaattttgcatttttgaacTTATGGTTCCACTGTCCCAAGGTCAGTGGGTTTTTAGgtgaaaagtttgaaataaggtctgtggttgacacaagctcaagatattttcatgttttatacgACATAAAATACGTCAGTAATACCACACAcatgattttctttaaagtttttacatgtcttgaaaaaggtagttgctaacaagttgctaaatTGGACTAAAGAGGTTGTCGGGGACATTATATGTTATGCTGAACAGGAAAACACATTTACTCAATAgtctgcttttacagcctcgttgtgtttataatcacaTTCTTGCAGACTTTACTAACTCAAACTTTTCAGCttgtagattttaaataaaaactgaaagagttgtcagaCACGTTGTGGtgacatttgtttatattttaacgttagctttttactgtatttaggTTTCAAAATGGAGCGGAACgagggtgatgctaacttctgGGTTAGCctacaaaatacataatttctGCAGAACTCTATGGTCTTGTATACACTCAGCTAAATTCagttgtcagttcaccttttagtggTTAATTCTGTTCTGTACACAGACAAGTCAGTAATTTAAGGGAGTGATAACCGCATTTACACAATTCTACACCAAATTGAACTATTtgttaaagggtcagttcacccaaaaatgaaatttctgtcattaattactcaccctcatttcgttccaaacccgtaagacctttgtttattttcggaacacaaataaagatattttttaagaaatccaagggtttctgaaccacacataggcagcaacgacattgcaccttttgaggtccggaaaggtgctaaagacatcattaaaaggtggttcaaccttaatgttatgaagtgacaagaatactttttgcgtgcaaaaacaaaacaaaaataacgactttattcaacaattttttcttttccctgtcagt contains:
- the cdipt gene encoding CDP-diacylglycerol--inositol 3-phosphatidyltransferase, with amino-acid sequence MAEENIFLFVPNLIGYARIVLALVSFYLMPCCPGPAVFCYLLSALLDAFDGHAARALNQGTKFGAMLDMLTDRCATMCLLVNLALLYPSYTFLFQLSMCLDVASHWLHLHSSMMKGATSHKTIDLSGNPILRLYYTSRPVLFFMCMGNELFFCLLYIMYYIEEPQVWLQWLLGVCGVVCLLKSGISLLHLITASRNMAAIDVADRERERSKAQ